Proteins encoded together in one Hevea brasiliensis isolate MT/VB/25A 57/8 chromosome 16, ASM3005281v1, whole genome shotgun sequence window:
- the LOC110654269 gene encoding DELLA protein GAI, with protein MKRDHQESCGVGGGIAGYDTKSGNNKGESSSSMGKGKLWEEEQDPGGMDELLAVLGYKVRSSDMADVAQKLEQLEMVMGTAQEDGISYLCSDTVHYNPSDLSGWVQSMLSELNPPMCLDASGMLQNQHDPVLGSSTVTFSNPPSHKSEIFSGDYDCDLRAIPGVAAYPQPDSISERENSRKRMKTSPGSDTSNATTSNSNSTPPLLADASSSSLSSSSPPSTIMISGNLSEPSRPVVLIDSQETGVRLVHTLLACAQAVQLENLKLAEALVKHIGLLAASQASAMRKVATYFAEALARRIYKIYPQECLDPTYSDALEMHFYETCPYLKFAHFTANQAILEAFATASRVHVIDFGLKQGMQWPALMQALALRPGGPPAFRLTGIGPPQPNNTDTLQQVGWKLAQLAGTIGVEFEFRGFVANSLADLQPEMLDLRPPEEETVAVNSVFELHRLLARPGGIDKVLSSVKAMKPKIVTIVEQEANHNGPVFLDRFTEALHYYSSLFDSLEGSGLAVPSQDLVMSELYLGRQICNVVACEGADRVERHETLSHWRTRIESSGFDPVHLGSNAFKQASMLLALFAGGDGYRVEENNGCLLLGWHTRPLIATSAWKLGG; from the coding sequence ATGAAAAGAGATCACCAAGAAAGTTGCGGTGTTGGCGGTGGCATTGCTGGGTATGATACTAAATCTGGTAATAATAAAGGCGAATCTTCGTCGTCAATGGGGAAAGGAAAATTATGGGAAGAAGAGCAAGACCCTGGAGGTATGGATGAATTGCTTGCTGTTTTGGGTTACAAGGTCCGGTCATCGGACATGGCAGATGTTGCCCAGAAGCTTGAACAGCTTGAGATGGTAATGGGTACTGCCCAAGAAGATGGGATTTCGTATCTTTGTTCTGATACTGTACATTATAATCCCTCAGATCTCTCTGGTTGGGTTCAGAGTATGCTGTCTGAGCTTAATCCACCCATGTGTCTTGACGCCTCTGGTATGCTTCAAAATCAACACGATCCTGTTCTTGGTTCTTCCACAGTTACTTTCTCTAATCCTCCATCGCACAAATCGGAAATTTTTAGTGGTGATTATGATTGCGATCTTAGAGCAATACCTGGTGTGGCTGCTTATCCACAACCGGATTCAATATCAGAAAGGGAAAATAGCAGGAAGAGAATGAAAACCTCACCTGGTTCTGATACCAGTAATGCTACCACCTCCAATTCAAATTCTACGCCGCCTCTCTTAGCTGATGCTTCTTCTTCTTCGTTGTCATCTTCCTCACCGCCATCAACAATTATGATTTCAGGCAATTTATCGGAGCCAAGTCGGCCGGTTGTCTTAATTGACTCGCAAGAGACGGGAGTCCGTCTCGTACACACACTATTGGCTTGTGCACAAGCAGTTCAACTGGAGAATCTTAAGCTCGCAGAGGCGCTTGTGAAGCATATAGGCTTACTTGCGGCGTCTCAAGCTAGCGCTATGAGAAAAGTGGCTACTTACTTTGCCGAGGCCTTAGCTCGCCGAATTTACAAAATCTACCCACAAGAATGCCTCGATCCTACGTATTCTGATGCTTTAGAGATGCATTTCTACGAGACCTGTCCCTACCTCAAATTCGCCCATTTCACAGCTAATCAAGCAATTCTCGAGGCTTTCGCCACTGCAAGTAGAGTTCATGTGATCGATTTCGGTCTAAAGCAGGGGATGCAGTGGCCGGCACTCATGCAAGCGCTTGCTTTACGCCCAGGTGGGCCGCCGGCTTTTCGGTTAACCGGAATTGGTCCACCGCAGCCTAACAACACGGACACTTTACAGCAAGTGGGTTGGAAGCTAGCGCAGTTAGCCGGGACTATTGGCGTCGAATTTGAATTCCGCGGTTTTGTAGCCAACAGTTTAGCGGATCTCCAGCCGGAAATGCTCGACCTCCGGCCCCCGGAGGAGGAGACAGTCGCTGTTAATTCCGTATTCGAGCTTCACCGCCTCCTGGCTCGACCCGGTGGGATTGATAAGGTTCTTTCCTCCGTCAAGGCCATGAAGCCCAAGATTGTGACCATTGTTGAACAAGAAGCCAACCACAACGGCCCGGTTTTTCTAGACCGGTTCACTGAAGCTTTGCACTATTATTCCAGTTTGTTTGACTCGTTAGAAGGGTCTGGGTTGGCTGTCCCGAGTCAAGACCTGGTCATGTCCGAGTTATACTTGGGGAGGCAAATATGCAACGTGGTGGCTTGCGAGGGGGCGGACCGAGTTGAGAGGCATGAGACTTTGAGTCATTGGCGAACTCGGATAGAATCGTCTGGGTTTGACCCAGTTCACCTGGGTTCGAACGCCTTTAAACAAGCAAGCATGTTATTGGCTCTATTTGCAGGCGGTGATGGGTATCGAGTGGAGGAAAATAATGGGTGTCTGTTGCTCGGGTGGCATACTAGGCCACTTATTGCCACCTCGGCCTGGAAACTCGGTGGTTAG